In Streptomyces chartreusis NRRL 3882, the following are encoded in one genomic region:
- a CDS encoding DNA polymerase Y family protein has translation MTILCVRFQLPPTREADLPRLLGMLEEFTPVVQALPPDGALADLGGAERYFGRDAVQLASVIRVRSLALYGVDCVIGAGPGPMLARMALRDAVPGVTCAVPEERDAVAEFLADKPVAALPGVGAATARTLGDYGLDTLGRVAAAPLSTLQRLVGAKTGRELHEKANGVDRGRVVPNAVSRSLATERPFDRDELDPDRHRRALLSAAEEIGARLRALEKVCRTLTLTVRYADRSATTRSRKLTEPTAHSPDLSRAAYGMYEALGLQRARVRAIALRAEGLDPADQASHQLTFDLVDEKVRRIEEVADRARAKFGPRAVMPGGLGGLAA, from the coding sequence ATGACCATCCTCTGCGTACGTTTCCAGCTGCCTCCGACGCGCGAGGCCGACCTGCCCCGACTGCTCGGCATGCTCGAGGAGTTCACCCCCGTCGTCCAGGCCCTGCCACCGGACGGGGCGCTGGCCGACCTGGGCGGCGCCGAGCGGTACTTCGGGCGGGACGCCGTCCAGCTGGCCTCGGTGATCAGGGTGCGCTCGCTCGCGCTGTACGGCGTCGACTGCGTGATCGGTGCCGGACCCGGGCCGATGCTGGCCCGCATGGCGCTGCGCGACGCCGTGCCCGGGGTGACGTGTGCGGTGCCCGAGGAACGGGACGCCGTCGCGGAGTTCCTCGCGGACAAGCCCGTCGCCGCGCTGCCCGGCGTGGGCGCCGCGACCGCCCGTACGCTGGGCGACTACGGCCTCGACACCCTCGGCCGGGTCGCCGCCGCGCCGCTGTCCACGCTCCAGCGGCTGGTCGGTGCGAAGACCGGCCGCGAACTGCACGAGAAGGCGAACGGCGTCGACCGCGGCCGGGTCGTCCCGAACGCGGTTTCCCGCTCCCTCGCTACGGAACGCCCCTTCGATCGCGACGAACTGGACCCGGACCGGCACCGGCGTGCCCTGCTGTCGGCCGCCGAGGAGATCGGCGCCCGGCTGCGCGCCCTGGAGAAGGTGTGCCGCACGCTCACCCTCACCGTGCGCTACGCCGACCGCTCGGCCACGACCCGCAGCCGGAAGCTCACCGAGCCGACCGCGCACTCGCCGGACCTGAGCAGAGCCGCGTACGGCATGTACGAAGCGCTCGGACTGCAACGCGCCCGGGTCCGTGCGATCGCCTTGCGCGCCGAGGGGCTCGACCCCGCCGACCAGGCCTCCCACCAGCTGACCTTCGACCTCGTGGACGAGAAGGTCCGCCGTATCGAGGAGGTCGCGGACCGCGCGCGAGCGAAGTTCGGCCCGCGGGCGGTGATGCCCGGGGGACTAGGAGGGCTGGCGGCGTAG
- a CDS encoding cupin domain-containing protein, which produces MPVIRSSEAVTHEIHGARFVSYATPLSGSKELCAWRGEIPAGLKAPTHTVNREEIFHLLDGELLITLDGRTERIVAGDTVIINPGATLTVENPTDRTAYSWVTTSIGLEARFADGTHIAPPWAN; this is translated from the coding sequence ATGCCCGTCATCCGCTCGTCCGAAGCCGTCACCCACGAGATCCACGGAGCCCGTTTCGTCTCGTACGCCACCCCGCTGAGCGGCAGTAAGGAGCTGTGCGCGTGGCGCGGTGAGATCCCCGCCGGCCTGAAGGCGCCGACGCACACCGTCAACCGGGAGGAGATCTTCCATCTGCTCGACGGCGAACTGCTGATCACCCTCGACGGCCGCACCGAGCGGATCGTCGCGGGCGACACGGTGATCATCAACCCCGGCGCCACCCTGACCGTCGAGAACCCCACGGACCGGACCGCGTACTCCTGGGTCACCACCTCGATCGGCCTGGAGGCACGTTTCGCCGACGGCACGCACATCGCGCCGCCGTGGGCCAACTGA
- a CDS encoding MarR family winged helix-turn-helix transcriptional regulator: MQNSEAMGLSAALLAVAGGLTQRIHEGVVARGFEGVRPAHGFAFARLAPDGATVTDLAAHLGVTKQAASQLVDEMVRKGYAERRPHPEDARARLVVLTGRGWDCTRAAEEAAAEVVREWGDVLGEGEVRALGERLLRIAPHGPIRPAW, encoded by the coding sequence GTGCAGAACTCCGAGGCCATGGGCCTGTCCGCCGCCCTGCTCGCCGTCGCCGGCGGGCTCACGCAACGCATCCATGAGGGTGTGGTCGCGCGCGGTTTCGAGGGGGTGCGGCCCGCGCACGGCTTCGCCTTCGCCCGGCTCGCCCCGGACGGTGCGACGGTCACCGACCTGGCCGCCCACCTCGGGGTGACCAAGCAGGCCGCCAGTCAGCTCGTCGATGAAATGGTGCGCAAGGGGTACGCCGAGCGGCGGCCGCACCCGGAGGACGCCCGGGCGCGCCTGGTCGTGCTGACCGGTCGGGGGTGGGACTGCACGCGGGCGGCGGAGGAGGCGGCCGCCGAAGTCGTGCGGGAGTGGGGGGACGTGCTGGGGGAGGGGGAAGTGCGGGCGCTCGGGGAGCGATTGCTGCGGATCGCTCCGCACGGGCCCATTCGGCCTGCCTGGTGA